Proteins encoded together in one Quercus lobata isolate SW786 chromosome 3, ValleyOak3.0 Primary Assembly, whole genome shotgun sequence window:
- the LOC115982724 gene encoding DNA polymerase lambda isoform X1 encodes MAPKTTKNKSTPQDPDGIFAGMVVFLVQHGVQPRRLQIWKQKLVQMGAAIEERLSKRVTHVFAMNSEALLKQVAAERLERFKGRALLYQWLEDSLRLGEKVSEDLYYIKVDREGDNIPDKSLVPKEANKNTTSDEEPSHSKKIRSSPEDSKNVNAESKEDAKSSALYDAPSTPGSYEDSPSTLSPVNTSPLTPDPSNKDVDTMQTSLPYSPPDLNRNLTEIFGKLVNIYRALGEDRRSFSYYKAIAVIEKLSFKIDSADQVKDLPSIGKSLQDHIQEIVTTGKLSKLEHFEKDEKVRTITLFGEVWGIGPATALKLYEKGHRTLDDLKNENSLTNSQRIGLKYFDDIKQRIPRHEVQEMDLLLQKVGEDILHGVNIVCGGSFRRGKASCGDLDIIITHPDGRSHRGFLSKYVERLKDMKFLREDLIFTTHSEEFAQGTDSGVDTYFGLCTYPGRELRHRIDLKVYPRDIYAFGLIAWTGNDVLNRRLRLLAESKGFRLDDTGLFPATHGSGGKRGTRASASLKFNTEKEVFDFLGFPWLEPHERNL; translated from the exons ATGGCGCCAAAGACAACGAAAAACAAAAGTACCCCTCAAGACCCAGATGGGATTTTCGCAGGAATGGTTGTTTTCTTAGTCCAACATGGAGTTCAGCCTCGCCGATTACAG ATTTGGAAGCAGAAACTGGTGCAAATGGGGGCTGCAATAGAAGAGCGCTTATCCAAAAGGGTCACTCATGTATTTGCTATGAACTCAGAAGCTCTTCTCAAACAAGTGGCCGCTGAACGCTTGGAACGCTTTAAGGGA AGGGCTCTCCTTTATCAGTGGCTAGAGGACAGCTTGAGATTAGGAGAAAAGGTATCTGAGGATTTGTACTATATTAAAGTGGACCGAGAAGGAGATAACATCCCAGACAAGTCTTTAGTTCCTAAAGAAGCCAACAAAAACACTACTAGCGACGAAGAACCATCACATAGCAAAAAAATCAGATCCTCTCCTGAAGATTCGAAAAATGTAAATGCAGAAAGCAAGGAAGATGCAAAAAGTAGTGCTCTATATGACGCACCGAGTACTCCTGGAAGTTATGAGGATTCACCCAGTACTCTAAGCCCAGTGAATACCAGTCCACTGACCCCAGATCCTTCTAATAAGGAT GTTGACACAATGCAAACATCCTTGCCATATAGTCCTCCTGATTTAAACAGGAATCTAACTGAGATATTTGGAAAGCTTGTTAACATATATAGAG CATTGGGTGAAGACCGGAGGTCATTTAGCTACTACAAGGCCATTGCAGTTATTGAGAAGTTGTCCTTTAAAATTGACAGTGCAGACCAGGTCAAAGACCTACCCTCAATTGGGAAGTCACTGCAAGATCAT ATCCAGGAGATAGTGACAACTGGGAAGTTATCCAAGCTGGAGCACtttgaaaaagatgaaaag GTACGAACAATCACCTTATTTGGCGAAGTTTGGGGTATTGGTCCTGCCACTGCCCTTAAATTATATGAGAAAGGACATCGTACACTAGATGATCTGAAAAATGAGAATTCATTAACAAATTCACAAAGAATTGggttaaaatattttgatgatATCAAGCAGAGGATTCCACGCCATGAG GTTCAAGAGATGGATCTTCTTCTTCAGAAAGTTGGGGAGGATATTTTGCATGGG GTGAACATAGTCTGTGGAGGATCATTTAGACGTGGAAAAGCTTCCTGTGGGGATTTAGACATTATAATTACACATCCTGATGGGAGAAG TCATAGAggttttttatcaaaatatgttGAGCGTTTAAAGGATATGAAGTTCTTAAGAGAGGATTTGATTTTCACTACTCACAGTGAGGAg TTTGCACAGGGTACTGATTCTGGTGTTGACACTTACTTTGGTCTATGCACATATCCTGGGCGTGAGCTGCGGCACCGCATAGATTTGAAG gTATACCCAAGGGATATATATGCATTTGGACTTATAGCTTGGACAGGGAATGATGTGTTAAATAGGAG GTTGAGATTGCTGGCAGAATCTAAAGGATTCAGGCTTGATGATACAG
- the LOC115982724 gene encoding DNA polymerase lambda isoform X4: protein MAPKTTKNKSTPQDPDGIFAGMVVFLVQHGVQPRRLQIWKQKLVQMGAAIEERLSKRVTHVFAMNSEALLKQVAAERLERFKGRALLYQWLEDSLRLGEKVSEDLYYIKVDREGDNIPDKSLVPKEANKNTTSDEEPSHSKKIRSSPEDSKNVNAESKEDAKSSALYDAPSTPGSYEDSPSTLSPVNTSPLTPDPSNKDVDTMQTSLPYSPPDLNRNLTEIFGKLVNIYRALGEDRRSFSYYKAIAVIEKLSFKIDSADQVKDLPSIGKSLQDHIQEIVTTGKLSKLEHFEKDEKVRTITLFGEVWGIGPATALKLYEKGHRTLDDLKNENSLTNSQRIGLKYFDDIKQRIPRHEVQEMDLLLQKVGEDILHGVNIVCGGSFRRGKASCGDLDIIITHPDGRSHRGFLSKYVERLKDMKFLREDLIFTTHSEEVYPRDIYAFGLIAWTGNDVLNRRLRLLAESKGFRLDDTGLFPATHGSGGKRGTRASASLKFNTEKEVFDFLGFPWLEPHERNL from the exons ATGGCGCCAAAGACAACGAAAAACAAAAGTACCCCTCAAGACCCAGATGGGATTTTCGCAGGAATGGTTGTTTTCTTAGTCCAACATGGAGTTCAGCCTCGCCGATTACAG ATTTGGAAGCAGAAACTGGTGCAAATGGGGGCTGCAATAGAAGAGCGCTTATCCAAAAGGGTCACTCATGTATTTGCTATGAACTCAGAAGCTCTTCTCAAACAAGTGGCCGCTGAACGCTTGGAACGCTTTAAGGGA AGGGCTCTCCTTTATCAGTGGCTAGAGGACAGCTTGAGATTAGGAGAAAAGGTATCTGAGGATTTGTACTATATTAAAGTGGACCGAGAAGGAGATAACATCCCAGACAAGTCTTTAGTTCCTAAAGAAGCCAACAAAAACACTACTAGCGACGAAGAACCATCACATAGCAAAAAAATCAGATCCTCTCCTGAAGATTCGAAAAATGTAAATGCAGAAAGCAAGGAAGATGCAAAAAGTAGTGCTCTATATGACGCACCGAGTACTCCTGGAAGTTATGAGGATTCACCCAGTACTCTAAGCCCAGTGAATACCAGTCCACTGACCCCAGATCCTTCTAATAAGGAT GTTGACACAATGCAAACATCCTTGCCATATAGTCCTCCTGATTTAAACAGGAATCTAACTGAGATATTTGGAAAGCTTGTTAACATATATAGAG CATTGGGTGAAGACCGGAGGTCATTTAGCTACTACAAGGCCATTGCAGTTATTGAGAAGTTGTCCTTTAAAATTGACAGTGCAGACCAGGTCAAAGACCTACCCTCAATTGGGAAGTCACTGCAAGATCAT ATCCAGGAGATAGTGACAACTGGGAAGTTATCCAAGCTGGAGCACtttgaaaaagatgaaaag GTACGAACAATCACCTTATTTGGCGAAGTTTGGGGTATTGGTCCTGCCACTGCCCTTAAATTATATGAGAAAGGACATCGTACACTAGATGATCTGAAAAATGAGAATTCATTAACAAATTCACAAAGAATTGggttaaaatattttgatgatATCAAGCAGAGGATTCCACGCCATGAG GTTCAAGAGATGGATCTTCTTCTTCAGAAAGTTGGGGAGGATATTTTGCATGGG GTGAACATAGTCTGTGGAGGATCATTTAGACGTGGAAAAGCTTCCTGTGGGGATTTAGACATTATAATTACACATCCTGATGGGAGAAG TCATAGAggttttttatcaaaatatgttGAGCGTTTAAAGGATATGAAGTTCTTAAGAGAGGATTTGATTTTCACTACTCACAGTGAGGAg gTATACCCAAGGGATATATATGCATTTGGACTTATAGCTTGGACAGGGAATGATGTGTTAAATAGGAG GTTGAGATTGCTGGCAGAATCTAAAGGATTCAGGCTTGATGATACAG
- the LOC115982724 gene encoding DNA polymerase lambda isoform X5: protein MAPKTTKNKSTPQDPDGIFAGMVVFLVQHGVQPRRLQIWKQKLVQMGAAIEERLSKRVTHVFAMNSEALLKQVAAERLERFKGRALLYQWLEDSLRLGEKVSEDLYYIKVDREGDNIPDKSLVPKEANKNTTSDEEPSHSKKIRSSPEDSKNVNAESKEDAKSSALYDAPSTPGSYEDSPSTLSPVNTSPLTPDPSNKDVDTMQTSLPYSPPDLNRNLTEIFGKLVNIYRALGEDRRSFSYYKAIAVIEKLSFKIDSADQVKDLPSIGKSLQDHIQEIVTTGKLSKLEHFEKDEKVRTITLFGEVWGIGPATALKLYEKGHRTLDDLKNENSLTNSQRIGLKYFDDIKQRIPRHEVQEMDLLLQKVGEDILHGVNIVCGGSFRRGKASCGDLDIIITHPDGRSHRGFLSKYVERLKDMKFLREDLIFTTHSEEFAQGTDSGVDTYFGLCTYPGRELRHRIDLKVYPRDIYAFGLIAWTGNDVLNRRLRLLAESKGFRLDDTGLFPATHGSGNKS, encoded by the exons ATGGCGCCAAAGACAACGAAAAACAAAAGTACCCCTCAAGACCCAGATGGGATTTTCGCAGGAATGGTTGTTTTCTTAGTCCAACATGGAGTTCAGCCTCGCCGATTACAG ATTTGGAAGCAGAAACTGGTGCAAATGGGGGCTGCAATAGAAGAGCGCTTATCCAAAAGGGTCACTCATGTATTTGCTATGAACTCAGAAGCTCTTCTCAAACAAGTGGCCGCTGAACGCTTGGAACGCTTTAAGGGA AGGGCTCTCCTTTATCAGTGGCTAGAGGACAGCTTGAGATTAGGAGAAAAGGTATCTGAGGATTTGTACTATATTAAAGTGGACCGAGAAGGAGATAACATCCCAGACAAGTCTTTAGTTCCTAAAGAAGCCAACAAAAACACTACTAGCGACGAAGAACCATCACATAGCAAAAAAATCAGATCCTCTCCTGAAGATTCGAAAAATGTAAATGCAGAAAGCAAGGAAGATGCAAAAAGTAGTGCTCTATATGACGCACCGAGTACTCCTGGAAGTTATGAGGATTCACCCAGTACTCTAAGCCCAGTGAATACCAGTCCACTGACCCCAGATCCTTCTAATAAGGAT GTTGACACAATGCAAACATCCTTGCCATATAGTCCTCCTGATTTAAACAGGAATCTAACTGAGATATTTGGAAAGCTTGTTAACATATATAGAG CATTGGGTGAAGACCGGAGGTCATTTAGCTACTACAAGGCCATTGCAGTTATTGAGAAGTTGTCCTTTAAAATTGACAGTGCAGACCAGGTCAAAGACCTACCCTCAATTGGGAAGTCACTGCAAGATCAT ATCCAGGAGATAGTGACAACTGGGAAGTTATCCAAGCTGGAGCACtttgaaaaagatgaaaag GTACGAACAATCACCTTATTTGGCGAAGTTTGGGGTATTGGTCCTGCCACTGCCCTTAAATTATATGAGAAAGGACATCGTACACTAGATGATCTGAAAAATGAGAATTCATTAACAAATTCACAAAGAATTGggttaaaatattttgatgatATCAAGCAGAGGATTCCACGCCATGAG GTTCAAGAGATGGATCTTCTTCTTCAGAAAGTTGGGGAGGATATTTTGCATGGG GTGAACATAGTCTGTGGAGGATCATTTAGACGTGGAAAAGCTTCCTGTGGGGATTTAGACATTATAATTACACATCCTGATGGGAGAAG TCATAGAggttttttatcaaaatatgttGAGCGTTTAAAGGATATGAAGTTCTTAAGAGAGGATTTGATTTTCACTACTCACAGTGAGGAg TTTGCACAGGGTACTGATTCTGGTGTTGACACTTACTTTGGTCTATGCACATATCCTGGGCGTGAGCTGCGGCACCGCATAGATTTGAAG gTATACCCAAGGGATATATATGCATTTGGACTTATAGCTTGGACAGGGAATGATGTGTTAAATAGGAG GTTGAGATTGCTGGCAGAATCTAAAGGATTCAGGCTTGATGATACAG
- the LOC115982724 gene encoding DNA polymerase lambda isoform X3 produces the protein MAPKTTKNKSTPQDPDGIFAGMVVFLVQHGVQPRRLQIWKQKLVQMGAAIEERLSKRVTHVFAMNSEALLKQVAAERLERFKGRALLYQWLEDSLRLGEKVSEDLYYIKVDREGDNIPDKSLVPKEANKNTTSDEEPSHSKKIRSSPEDSKNVNAESKEDAKSSALYDAPSTPGSYEDSPSTLSPVNTSPLTPDPSNKDVDTMQTSLPYSPPDLNRNLTEIFGKLVNIYRDRRSFSYYKAIAVIEKLSFKIDSADQVKDLPSIGKSLQDHIQEIVTTGKLSKLEHFEKDEKVRTITLFGEVWGIGPATALKLYEKGHRTLDDLKNENSLTNSQRIGLKYFDDIKQRIPRHEVQEMDLLLQKVGEDILHGVNIVCGGSFRRGKASCGDLDIIITHPDGRSHRGFLSKYVERLKDMKFLREDLIFTTHSEEFAQGTDSGVDTYFGLCTYPGRELRHRIDLKVYPRDIYAFGLIAWTGNDVLNRRLRLLAESKGFRLDDTGLFPATHGSGGKRGTRASASLKFNTEKEVFDFLGFPWLEPHERNL, from the exons ATGGCGCCAAAGACAACGAAAAACAAAAGTACCCCTCAAGACCCAGATGGGATTTTCGCAGGAATGGTTGTTTTCTTAGTCCAACATGGAGTTCAGCCTCGCCGATTACAG ATTTGGAAGCAGAAACTGGTGCAAATGGGGGCTGCAATAGAAGAGCGCTTATCCAAAAGGGTCACTCATGTATTTGCTATGAACTCAGAAGCTCTTCTCAAACAAGTGGCCGCTGAACGCTTGGAACGCTTTAAGGGA AGGGCTCTCCTTTATCAGTGGCTAGAGGACAGCTTGAGATTAGGAGAAAAGGTATCTGAGGATTTGTACTATATTAAAGTGGACCGAGAAGGAGATAACATCCCAGACAAGTCTTTAGTTCCTAAAGAAGCCAACAAAAACACTACTAGCGACGAAGAACCATCACATAGCAAAAAAATCAGATCCTCTCCTGAAGATTCGAAAAATGTAAATGCAGAAAGCAAGGAAGATGCAAAAAGTAGTGCTCTATATGACGCACCGAGTACTCCTGGAAGTTATGAGGATTCACCCAGTACTCTAAGCCCAGTGAATACCAGTCCACTGACCCCAGATCCTTCTAATAAGGAT GTTGACACAATGCAAACATCCTTGCCATATAGTCCTCCTGATTTAAACAGGAATCTAACTGAGATATTTGGAAAGCTTGTTAACATATATAGAG ACCGGAGGTCATTTAGCTACTACAAGGCCATTGCAGTTATTGAGAAGTTGTCCTTTAAAATTGACAGTGCAGACCAGGTCAAAGACCTACCCTCAATTGGGAAGTCACTGCAAGATCAT ATCCAGGAGATAGTGACAACTGGGAAGTTATCCAAGCTGGAGCACtttgaaaaagatgaaaag GTACGAACAATCACCTTATTTGGCGAAGTTTGGGGTATTGGTCCTGCCACTGCCCTTAAATTATATGAGAAAGGACATCGTACACTAGATGATCTGAAAAATGAGAATTCATTAACAAATTCACAAAGAATTGggttaaaatattttgatgatATCAAGCAGAGGATTCCACGCCATGAG GTTCAAGAGATGGATCTTCTTCTTCAGAAAGTTGGGGAGGATATTTTGCATGGG GTGAACATAGTCTGTGGAGGATCATTTAGACGTGGAAAAGCTTCCTGTGGGGATTTAGACATTATAATTACACATCCTGATGGGAGAAG TCATAGAggttttttatcaaaatatgttGAGCGTTTAAAGGATATGAAGTTCTTAAGAGAGGATTTGATTTTCACTACTCACAGTGAGGAg TTTGCACAGGGTACTGATTCTGGTGTTGACACTTACTTTGGTCTATGCACATATCCTGGGCGTGAGCTGCGGCACCGCATAGATTTGAAG gTATACCCAAGGGATATATATGCATTTGGACTTATAGCTTGGACAGGGAATGATGTGTTAAATAGGAG GTTGAGATTGCTGGCAGAATCTAAAGGATTCAGGCTTGATGATACAG
- the LOC115982724 gene encoding DNA polymerase lambda isoform X2 produces MAPKTTKNKSTPQDPDGIFAGMVVFLVQHGVQPRRLQIWKQKLVQMGAAIEERLSKRVTHVFAMNSEALLKQVAAERLERFKGRALLYQWLEDSLRLGEKVSEDLYYIKVDREGDNIPDKSLVPKEANKNTTSDEEPSHSKKIRSSPEDSKNVNAESKEDAKSSALYDAPSTPGSYEDSPSTLSPVNTSPLTPDPSNKDVDTMQTSLPYSPPDLNRNLTEIFGKLVNIYRALGEDRRSFSYYKAIAVIEKLSFKIDSADQVKDLPSIGKSLQDHIQEIVTTGKLSKLEHFEKDEKVRTITLFGEVWGIGPATALKLYEKGHRTLDDLKNENSLTNSQRIGLKYFDDIKQRIPRHEVQEMDLLLQKVGEDILHGVNIVCGGSFRRGKASCGDLDIIITHPDGRSHRGFLSKYVERLKDMKFLREDLIFTTHSEEGTDSGVDTYFGLCTYPGRELRHRIDLKVYPRDIYAFGLIAWTGNDVLNRRLRLLAESKGFRLDDTGLFPATHGSGGKRGTRASASLKFNTEKEVFDFLGFPWLEPHERNL; encoded by the exons ATGGCGCCAAAGACAACGAAAAACAAAAGTACCCCTCAAGACCCAGATGGGATTTTCGCAGGAATGGTTGTTTTCTTAGTCCAACATGGAGTTCAGCCTCGCCGATTACAG ATTTGGAAGCAGAAACTGGTGCAAATGGGGGCTGCAATAGAAGAGCGCTTATCCAAAAGGGTCACTCATGTATTTGCTATGAACTCAGAAGCTCTTCTCAAACAAGTGGCCGCTGAACGCTTGGAACGCTTTAAGGGA AGGGCTCTCCTTTATCAGTGGCTAGAGGACAGCTTGAGATTAGGAGAAAAGGTATCTGAGGATTTGTACTATATTAAAGTGGACCGAGAAGGAGATAACATCCCAGACAAGTCTTTAGTTCCTAAAGAAGCCAACAAAAACACTACTAGCGACGAAGAACCATCACATAGCAAAAAAATCAGATCCTCTCCTGAAGATTCGAAAAATGTAAATGCAGAAAGCAAGGAAGATGCAAAAAGTAGTGCTCTATATGACGCACCGAGTACTCCTGGAAGTTATGAGGATTCACCCAGTACTCTAAGCCCAGTGAATACCAGTCCACTGACCCCAGATCCTTCTAATAAGGAT GTTGACACAATGCAAACATCCTTGCCATATAGTCCTCCTGATTTAAACAGGAATCTAACTGAGATATTTGGAAAGCTTGTTAACATATATAGAG CATTGGGTGAAGACCGGAGGTCATTTAGCTACTACAAGGCCATTGCAGTTATTGAGAAGTTGTCCTTTAAAATTGACAGTGCAGACCAGGTCAAAGACCTACCCTCAATTGGGAAGTCACTGCAAGATCAT ATCCAGGAGATAGTGACAACTGGGAAGTTATCCAAGCTGGAGCACtttgaaaaagatgaaaag GTACGAACAATCACCTTATTTGGCGAAGTTTGGGGTATTGGTCCTGCCACTGCCCTTAAATTATATGAGAAAGGACATCGTACACTAGATGATCTGAAAAATGAGAATTCATTAACAAATTCACAAAGAATTGggttaaaatattttgatgatATCAAGCAGAGGATTCCACGCCATGAG GTTCAAGAGATGGATCTTCTTCTTCAGAAAGTTGGGGAGGATATTTTGCATGGG GTGAACATAGTCTGTGGAGGATCATTTAGACGTGGAAAAGCTTCCTGTGGGGATTTAGACATTATAATTACACATCCTGATGGGAGAAG TCATAGAggttttttatcaaaatatgttGAGCGTTTAAAGGATATGAAGTTCTTAAGAGAGGATTTGATTTTCACTACTCACAGTGAGGAg GGTACTGATTCTGGTGTTGACACTTACTTTGGTCTATGCACATATCCTGGGCGTGAGCTGCGGCACCGCATAGATTTGAAG gTATACCCAAGGGATATATATGCATTTGGACTTATAGCTTGGACAGGGAATGATGTGTTAAATAGGAG GTTGAGATTGCTGGCAGAATCTAAAGGATTCAGGCTTGATGATACAG